A genomic segment from Papilio machaon chromosome 10, ilPapMach1.1, whole genome shotgun sequence encodes:
- the LOC106717540 gene encoding voltage-dependent T-type calcium channel subunit alpha-1G isoform X1, which yields MLSEREREMPYYGYREEGPGSESSGGCSDSEGGNSDSEGGLSTESSSGQGLPFPGFTPVALRYLTQETRPRSWCLKLITNPWFERISMLVILLNCVTLGMYQPCVDDQCVTNRCKILQVFDDIIFAFFTLEMTIKMVAMGVYGHGTYLADSWNRLDFFIVMAGAVEYTLNVENINFSAIRTIRVLRPLRAINRIPSMRILVMLLLDTLPMLGNVLLLCFFVFFIFGIVGVQLWAGILRQRCELVLPPNVLRPNISFHYEFSKELDYICTTPEDSGMHQCGNFPPYRYGPLVCNETAKPFSYNRPTNTSCVDWNQYYTNCTERGSNPFQGTISFDNIGLAWVAIFLVISLEGWTDIMYYVQDAHSFWDWIYFVLLIVIGSFFMINLCLVVIATQFSETKKREMERMRAERARFTSSSTLASSTNNSEPATCYAEIVKYVAHLWRRFKRRMAKKIRVYRYQKAQIRWRQSRETLQLPANKPKQHHPCCPRAHPQGNGGKAGTGIGPEEGEEPLSRPSLLRAPSLSAADLENASNLSLLSPPSLARRRSSVMFSDTVLLHTPTTPTAHPHNVCSSEKMTQTEFDMPASDTADDRAAAGGTMSCQELLALSGALSAALPTGQVALDSFFEELTKGISKRAGDDKSDTKVVEIEDFSCCADLIAAEAAAKETRKSRVCNLCSTFWKRISKFLSLLRKHIKTVVNHKYFQQGILLAILINTLSMGIEYHNQPEELTVIVEISNVVFSAIFAIEMVLKIIAEGPFKYISNGFNVFDGIIVILSAFELAHSFGNDKDMAGSSGLSVLRTFRLLRILKLVRFMPNLRRQLFVMLRTMDNVAVFFSLLVLFIFIFSILGMYLFGGKFCKYIEDNGTERDCTCPEIISHHPKCECDRKHFNNILWATVTVFQVLTQEDWNVVLFNGMEKTSHWAALYFVALMTFGNYVLFNLLVAILVEGFSSERNERREREQRELAKSKLSSECFSDHNEIQYDDSNSGSHSSDSFSQNEIKNFWRSADDVRKAKDDVNGHKEKAMKSKRKTRSSTHHPTLCKDCAQSNKCNLQKESKMLANNTATTENTTVVPMITHTAATPQDSPSTTLEPGASFRDFNMVLSLERSSMVSSLDSIDRTSCTSIPGLLKPPNSYTLTLHSAAAQLGAEKARLPPMSLAPPPLTLGPPPTRSTTPGATTPTTPRSMPSPMLPEKNLQVTIAKEDNCLNVSDKSSLLSSQKSLAITTPTANGDDKCRVQRGYSWRISRPSLRRKKQRTGSDSDAVILNNGRDHTTCNGSSLRKNEILLSSSMVIKNDTQSELPNNRNKSQLPASRVQPTRRVSAHTTPLLPDVSWKAPEAGFSSDSTVRMEAVKPTPHRLSLTNDYLTVTTVSEVKSSNLTPPPPQLPIPTKPARNESAVLPTRPNNQPLPLIKQINEEVTISNNMCLFSSRFNRHQYRFKDLFRFMEPTGCLKEKEDYSLYIFPPDNNIRRFCTWMVTRSWFDNIVLLFIALNCITLAMERPNIPPDSKERAFLSSANYVFTGVFAVEMLIKVVASGMFYGPEAYFTSGWNIMDGSLVIISIIDLLMSLVSESSPRIFGILRVFRLLRSLRPLRVINRAPGLKLVVQTLLSSLRPIGNIVLICCTFFIIFGILGVQLFKGAFFYCEGANIKNVKNKSDCLAIEGNVWVNRKYNFDDLGKALMSLFVLSSRDGWVNIMYTGLDAVGVDQQPIVNYSEWRLLYFIAFILLVGFFVLNMFVGVVVENFHRCREEQEKEERVRRAAKRALQMEKKRRKMHQRPYYADYGQNRLFVHNVVTSKYFDLAIAGVIGLNVVTMAIEYYRMPPALEYALKIFNYFFTAVFILEAAMKLVALGIKIYLKDKWNQLDVIIVILSIVGIVLEELETNIIPINPTIMRVMRVLRIARVLKLLKMAKGIRALLDTVMQALPQVGNLGLLFFLLFFIFAALGVELFGRLECSDDIPCQGLGEHAHFANFGMAFLTLFRVATGDNWNGIMKDTLREDCDSSVDCVRNCCVSTIIAPIFFVVFVLMAQFVLVNVVVAVLMKHLEESHKQMEDEIDMDVELERELEREADDEEDRALCRALEQCTSPPRSLNKVPSLPANFTYSEPKQQPIPSPIRRRRTLHSHHALLPSPMSVPQRRASLSPHAFGRRNLESFVSTRAALYEEDARFIDADDIEELEPGSPPRRDSFANNRRQRVDKRNSLRGEEARLLRPTPVLLTVPSTRQSLRLTGSKKRSSIESATNSDVSQSSIRSHVTPDSIDIPISEEESIRIVIAERRKIENIRPEVDDTVELTECGS from the exons ATGGTTCGAACGAATATCAATGCTGGTGATCCTTCTGAACTGCGTCACGCTGGGTATGTACCAGCCATGCGTCGACGACCAGTGCGTTACAAACAGATGCAAAATATTACAG GTCTTCGACGATATTATATTTGCTTTCTTCACATTGGAAATGACAATTAAAATGGTTGCGATGGGAGTATACGGTCATGGCACATACTTGGCCGATTCCTGGAACCGTCTCGATTTCTTTATAGTGATGGCGGG GGCTGTGGAATACACATTGAATgtggaaaatataaatttttctgCCATTAGAACAATACGAGTACTACGACCACTGAGAGCTATCAATCGGATACCGA GTATGAGAATACTGGTAATGCTGCTGTTGGACACATTACCCATGCTCGGTAATGTCTTACTTCTATGTTTCTTCGTCTTCTTCATATTCGGAATAGTCGGCGTCCAACTTTGGGCGGGAATACTGAGACAACGCTGCGAATTGGTATTACCACCAAATGTACTACGACCaaa CATATCGTTTCACTACGAGTTCTCCAAAGAATTGGATTATATTTGCACGACTCCGGAGGACAGCGGTATGCATCAATGCGGCAACTTCCCACCGTATCGATACGGGCCTCTCGTCTGCAACGAGACTGCAAAACCCTTCTCTTATAATAGACCTACGAATACGTCTTGCGTTGACTGGAATCAATATTACACGAATTGTACAGAAAGAGGATCTAATCCATTTCAAGGCACGATTTCCTTCGACAACATTGGCTTAGCTTGGGTCGCCATTTTCTTG gTAATATCTTTAGAAGGATGGACAGACATTATGTACTATGTACAAGATGCTCACAGCTTCTGGGATTGGATTTATTTTGTGCTATTAATTGTG ATCGGATCATTCTTCATGATCAACCTATGCCTTGTCGTCATAGCAACACAATTTAGTGAAACAAAGAAACGTGAAATGGAAAGAATGCGAGCTGAAAGAGCTCGTTTTACGTCATCATCTACATTGGCATCGTCAACAAATAATAGTGAACCTGCTACATGTTATGCAGAAATCGTTAAATATGTTGCCCATTTATGGAGAAGATTTAAAAGAAGAATGGCGAAGAAAATCAG GGTCTACCGATACCAAAAAGCTCAGATACGTTGGCGACAAAGTCGGGAAACTCTTCAACTTCCAGCTAACAAGCCTAAACAACATCATCCTTGCTGTCCTCGAGCACATCCACag GGGAACGGGGGCAAGGCAGGGACGGGGATAGGACCGGAGGAGGGGGAAGAGCCGCTGAGCCGACCCAGCCTGTTGCGTGCGCCCTCGCTCTCCGCCGCAGATCTCGAG AATGCTTCAAACTTATCGCTACTCTCGCCGCCGTCGCTGGCGAGACGACGTTCATCGGTTATGTTCAGCGATACAGTGTTGTTACATACGCCCACCACACCGACGGCGCATCCACACAATGTGTGCTCTTCCGAGAAAATGACGCAAACAG AGTTCGACATGCCCGCAAGTGACACAGCGGACGATCGTGCAGCTGCAGGTGGGACTATGTCATGCCAAGAACTGCTCGCACTATCTGGAGCACTCTCAGCAGCACTTCCTACTGGCCAAGTCGCATTAGATTCATTCTTTGAAGAACTAACTAAGGGTATAAGCAAAAGAGCTGGTGATGATAAATCTGACACCAAG GTTGTCGAAATAGAAGATTTTTCGTGTTGTGCTGATTTAATAGCGGCGGAAGCAGCGGCAAAGGAAACGAGAAAAAGTCGCGTCTGCAATCTGTGTTCAACATTCTGGAAAAGAATATCAAAATTTCTATCGTTATTGAggaaacatattaaaactGTCGTCAACCATAAATACTTTCAACAAG ggATTCTTTTGGCGATTCTCATTAACACACTGTCGATGGGCATTGAGTATCATAATCAACCAGAAGAGCTGACAGTGATTGTAGAAATTAGCAATGTTGTATTTTCTGCTATATTTGCTATTGAGATggtacttaaaattattgccGAAGGAccattcaaatatatttctaatggATTTAATGTGTTTGATGGTATTATTGTAATACTGAG TGCATTTGAACTAGCACATAGTTTCGGAAATGACAAAGACATGGCGGGTAGTTCTGGTCTATCGGTACTGCGTACATTTAGACTTTTACGTATTCTTAAACTTGTAAGATTCATGCCGAACCTTCGACGTCAACTCTTTGTTATGTTAAGGACAATGGACAACGTTGCGGTCTTTTTCTCCTTACTCGttcttttcatatttatattcag TATACTCGGCATGTATCTATTCGGTGGTAAGTTTTGCAAGTACATCGAAGACAATGGCACCGAGCGCGATTGCACTTGCCCCGAGATTATTTCGCATCATCCCAAGTGTGAATGCGACAGAAAACACTTTAATAACATCCTGTGGGCGACCGTCACCGTGTTCCAG GTCCTGACGCAAGAAGATTGGAATGTTGTGTTATTCAACGGCATGGAAAAGACAAGTCATTGGGCGGCGTTATACTTCGTAGCTTTAATGACATTTGGGAATTATGTCCTATTTAACTTGCTTGTAGCCATTTTAGTCGAAGGTTTTAGTTCCGAA CGCAACGAAAGAAGGGAGCGTGAGCAACGAGAATTAGCGAAGTCAAAATTGTCTAGCGAATGTTTCTCAGACCACAACGAAATACAATATGACGATTCTAATTCAGGCTCCCATTCTAGCGACAGTTTTTCCCAG aacgaaataaaaaacttttggCGCTCCGCTGATGACGTCAGAAAAGCAAAAGATGATGTTAATGGTCACAAAGAGAAGGCAATGAAGTCGAAACGTAAAACCAGATCCTCAACACATCATCCCACATTATGCAAAGATTGCGCACAGTCCAATAAATGCAATTTGCAGAAG GAATCAAAAATGCTAGCGAACAACACAGCTACAACAGAGAATACTACAGTAGTGCCAATGATAACGCACACGGCGGCTACACCACAAGACTCGCCATCAACAACATTGGAGCCTGGAGCATCGTTTCGGGACTTCAACATGGTTTTGAGTCTGGAGAGATCATCAATGGTATCGAGTCTTGATTCTATTGACCGAACATCA TGCACAAGTATACCAGGGTTACTCAAACCTCCAAATAGTTATACGCTAACATTACATTCAGCGGCAGCTCAACTAGGCGCTGAGAAAGCTCGTCTACCGCCAATGTCCCTAGCACCACCGCCTTTAACATTAGGTCCTCCACCAACGAGGTCGACGACCCCGGGAGCAACGACCCCAACTACGCCTAGGTCGATGCCATCACCAATGCTACCGGAAAAGAATCTACAAGTAACTATAGCTAAAGAAGACAATTGTCTAAATGTTAGCGATAAATCTAGTCTACTCAGCTCACaaaa AAGCCTCGCTATAACTACACCAACAGCTAATGGTGATGATAAATGTCGTGTACAGAGAGGTTACAGCTGGCGCATATCTAGACCCAGTTTGCGGCGCAAGAAGCAAAGAACTGGTTCAGATTCTGATGCTGTTATACTTAATAATGGTCGAGATCACACAACTTGTAATG GTTCAAGTTTACGCAAGAATGAGATTCTACTATCATCATCGATGGTTATCAAGAACGACACGCAATCGGAACTGCCGAACAATCGCAACAAATCACAACTGCCCGCTTCAAGAGTCCAGCCCACGAGGAGAGTCTCAGCCCATACAACACCATTGCTACCTGAT gttTCATGGAAAGCGCCAGAAGCAGGATTTTCTTCAGACTCCACTGTAAGAATGGAAGCGGTTAAACCAACGCCCCACAGACTTTCCCTCACTAACGACTATTTGACAG taacaaCCGTATCTGAAGTCAAATCAAGTAATTTGACGCCACCGCCTCCACAACTACCTATACCGACAAAGCCAGCTCGAAATGAAAGTGCTGTTTTACCGACACGACCCAACAATCAACCACTgccattaattaaacaaataaatgaagaG gttaccATATCTAAcaatatgtgtttattttcGTCACGATTTAATAGACATCAATACAGATTTAAGGATCTATTTCGATTTATGGAACCAACAGGATGTTTAAAGGAAAAAGAGGATTATTCACTCTATATATTTCCACCCGataataa TATTAGGAGATTTTGCACATGGATGGTAACAAGGAGTTGGTTCGATAACATCGTCTTGCTGTTTATTGCGCTCAATTGTATCACACTGGCAATGGAACGACCAAACATCCCTCCGGATTCTAAAGAGAGGGCATTTCTCTCAAGTGCTAACTACGTCTTTACTGGCGTCTTCGCTGTTGAAATGCTCATAAAG GTCGTGGCGTCTGGAATGTTCTACGGACCCGAAGCATATTTCACTTCCGGTTGGAATATCATGGACGGTTCCCTTGtcataatttcaataattgatttattgatgtCTCTAGTATCGGAATCGAGTCCTCGAATTTTCGGAATTCTCAGA gTGTTTCGATTGTTGAGATCATTGAGGCCATTAAGAGTAATTAACAGGGCACCAGGTCTGAAATTAGTCGTTCAAACATTATTGTCTTCACTGAGACCTATTGGCAATATCGTTCTCATATGTTGCACATTTTTCATCATATTTGGCATTTTGGGAGTACAG ttatttaaaGGTGCGTTCTTCTACTGCGAAGgtgctaatattaaaaatgttaaaaacaaatcagaTTGTCTAGCTATTGAAGGAAACGTGTGGGTGAATCGAAAGTACAACTTCGACGATTTAGGCAAAGCTCTCATGTCTTTATTCGTGCTGAGCTCGAGAGATGGCTGGGTTAACATAATGTATACTGGATTAGATGCAGTAGGAGTCGATCAACAG ccGATTGTCAATTACTCAGAGTGgcgtttattatatttcattgcatttatattactagTTGGATTCTTTGTGTTAAACATGTTTGTGGGAGTGGTTGTTGAAAACTTTCACCGATGTCGCGAAGAGCAAGAGAAAGAAGAAAGAGTTAGACGAGCTGCTAAGAGGGCTCTACAAATGGAAAAGAAAAGACGAA AAATGCACCAGAGACCTTACTACGCGGATTATGGTCAGAATAGACTATTTGTGCATAACGTCGTAACATCAAAGTATTTTGATTTAGCCATAGCAGGCGTTATCGGTCTAAACGTAGTCACCATGGCTATAGAATACTACAGAATGCCCCCAGCTTTAGAATATGcgttaaaaattttcaattatttctttacCGCTGTTTTCATACTTGAAGCAGCAATGAAACTAGTAGCATTGGGCataaaaatttatctaaaaGACAAATGGAATCAGCTCGATGTAATTATAGTTATCCTATCCATAGTTGGAATAGTATTAGAAGAACTAGAAACCAATATAATACCGATAAATCCTACAATAATGAGAGTAATGAGAGTGTTACGAATAGCGAGGGtacttaaattacttaaaatggCCAAAGGTATAAGAGCTTTATTGGACACTGTAATGCAAGCTCTACCTCAGGTCGGCAATCTAGGTCTTCTCTTTTtcctattatttttcatatttgccGCATTGGGAGTGGAATTATTTGGACGACTAGAATGTTCTGATGATATTCCATGTCaag GTCTCGGAGAACATGCACATTTTGCAAATTTTGGGATGGCATTTTTAACTCTATTTCGTGTGGCAACTGGAGATAACTGGAATGGTATAATGAAAGACACACTGAGAGAGGATTGCGACAGTTCCGTGGATTGTGTACGAAATTGTTGTGTATCAACCATTATTGCACCAATCTTCTTCGTAGTATTCGTTCTGATGGCGCAATTCGTTCTCGTCAACGTTGTTGTGGCT GTACTGATGAAACACCTAGAAGAATCTCATAAACAAATGGAAGATGAAATCGACATGGACGTTGAGCTCGAACGAGAATTAGAACGAGAAGCTGACGACGAGGAAGATCGAGCTTTATGTCGTGCATTAGAGCAATGTACCTCACCACCTAGATCTTTGAACAAAGTGCCATCTCTCCCAGCAAATTTCACCTACAGTGAACCTAAACAGCAACCGATACCCTCACCCATACGTCGACGTCGCACGCTACATTCACATCACGCACTTTTGCCATCGCCAATGTCAGTACCACAAAGAAGAGCTTCATTATCGCCTCATGCATTTGGACGACGTAATCTAGAATCTTTTGTAAGCACCCGAGCTGCTTTATACGAGGAAGATGCCCGCTTCATTGACGCTGATGATATTGAAGAATTAGAGCCCGGTAGTCCACCTAGAAGGGATTCATTTGCAAACAATAGAAGACAACGAGTAGATAAAAGAAATTCGTTAAGAGGCGAAGAAGCGCGACTACTAAGGCCGACCCCAGTTCTCCTAACCGTTCCATCAACTAGGCAAAGTCTAAGACTTACCGGGTCAAAGAAGCGGTCTTCAATAGAGTCTGCTACGAATAGTGATGTAAGTCAGAGTTCTATAAGATCCCATGTAACACCAGATTCTATCGACATACCTATAAGCGAAGAAGAAAGTATTAGAATCGTTATCGCAGAAcgaagaaaaatagaaaatataagaCCAGAAGTAGATGATACTGTAGAACTGACGGAATGTGGGTCCTAG